The proteins below are encoded in one region of Citrobacter enshiensis:
- the ygfK gene encoding putative selenate reductase subunit YgfK — protein sequence MGDIMRPIPFEELLTRIFDEYQQQRSIFGIPEQQFYSPEKGKSVSVFGETCATPVGPAAGPHTQLAQNIVTSWLTGGRFIELKTVQILDRLELEKPCIDAEDECFNTEWSTEFTLLKAWDEYLKAWFALHLLEQLLQPSDSDAGKSFIFNMSVGYNLDGIKQPPMQQFIDNMMDASAHPKFAQYRDTLHQWLHDDAFLARHDLTQQRENLQALPARIPANMVQGVTLSTMHGCPPHEIEAICRYMLEEKGLNTFVKLNPTLLGYERVREILDNCGFGYIGLKEESFEHDLKLAQALEMLQRLMVLAKEKSLGFGVKLTNTLGTINNKGALPGEEMYMSGRALFPLSINVAAVLSRAFDGKLPISYSGGASQLTIRDIFDTGIRPITMATDLLKPGGYLRLSACMRELELSDAWEMKHVDVARLNKLAEDAITMEYTQKHWKPEERIDVAEGLPLTDCYVAPCITACAIKQDIPEYIRLLGEHRYADALELIYQRNALPAITGHICDHQCQYNCTRLDYDSALNIRELKKVALEKGWEEYKQRWHKPAGSGSRHPVAVIGAGPAGLAAGYFLARAGHSVTLFEREANAGGVVKNIIPQFRIPAELIQHDIDFVAAHGVKFEYGCAPDLTVEQLKNQGYQYVLIATGTDKNSGVKLEGDNPHIWKSLPFLREYNQGADLTLGKHVVIVGAGNTAMDCARAALRVPGVEKATVVYRRSLQEMPAWREEYEEALHDGVEFRFLNNPERFDADGTLTLRVMSLGEPDEKGRRRPVETGETLTLHADSLITAIGEQQDTEALNAMGVPLDKNGWPEINNSGETLLTNVFMIGDVQRGPSSIVAAIGSARRAADTILYRENIRSHHGDKRWNNVSPAEIYQRKGAISVAMVDKDDRDAFVAQEAARCLECNYVCSKCVDVCPNRANVSIPVPGFQNRFQTLHLDAYCNECGNCAQFCPWQGKPYKDKVTVFSLPQDFDNSSNPGFLVVDDQVRVRLNSQNWVLNMNSEGQFASIPPELDEMCRIISYVHQHHHYLLGRVEA from the coding sequence ATGGGGGATATTATGCGTCCCATTCCGTTTGAGGAGCTTTTGACGCGCATATTTGATGAATACCAACAACAACGCTCTATCTTTGGTATTCCCGAACAACAGTTTTACTCGCCAGAAAAAGGGAAGTCGGTCAGCGTGTTTGGTGAAACCTGTGCCACTCCCGTCGGCCCCGCCGCCGGCCCGCACACTCAGCTTGCCCAAAACATCGTCACCTCCTGGCTAACCGGTGGTCGTTTCATTGAACTCAAAACAGTCCAGATTCTGGATCGTCTGGAGCTGGAAAAACCCTGCATTGATGCTGAAGATGAGTGCTTCAACACCGAATGGTCCACCGAGTTCACGCTGCTGAAAGCCTGGGATGAATACCTCAAAGCCTGGTTTGCCCTGCACTTGCTGGAACAGTTACTGCAGCCTTCCGACTCCGACGCGGGTAAGTCATTTATCTTTAATATGAGCGTCGGCTACAACCTTGACGGAATTAAACAGCCGCCGATGCAACAGTTCATCGACAATATGATGGACGCATCGGCGCATCCTAAGTTTGCGCAATACCGCGACACGCTCCACCAGTGGCTGCATGATGACGCATTTTTGGCGCGTCACGACCTGACCCAACAACGAGAAAACCTGCAGGCATTACCAGCCCGCATCCCTGCCAACATGGTGCAAGGGGTCACGCTTTCGACTATGCACGGTTGTCCACCGCACGAAATCGAAGCCATCTGCCGCTACATGTTAGAAGAGAAAGGGCTGAATACCTTCGTGAAGCTCAACCCCACGCTACTGGGCTACGAGAGAGTGCGTGAAATTCTTGATAACTGCGGCTTCGGGTACATTGGACTGAAAGAGGAGTCGTTCGAGCACGATCTTAAGCTGGCTCAGGCCCTGGAAATGCTGCAACGGCTGATGGTGCTGGCAAAAGAAAAATCTCTCGGTTTCGGCGTAAAACTGACTAACACGCTGGGGACTATCAATAACAAAGGCGCACTTCCCGGCGAAGAGATGTACATGTCTGGTCGGGCGCTGTTCCCACTCTCCATCAATGTGGCCGCCGTACTTTCCCGCGCCTTCGACGGCAAATTGCCGATCTCCTATTCCGGCGGAGCAAGTCAACTGACGATCCGCGATATCTTTGATACCGGTATTCGCCCTATCACCATGGCAACCGACCTGCTGAAACCCGGCGGTTACCTGCGCCTGAGCGCATGCATGCGGGAACTGGAATTATCAGATGCGTGGGAGATGAAACACGTCGACGTCGCACGCCTGAACAAGCTGGCGGAAGACGCCATTACCATGGAGTACACGCAGAAACACTGGAAGCCGGAAGAGCGTATCGACGTTGCTGAAGGTTTACCGCTTACCGACTGCTATGTCGCGCCATGCATTACAGCCTGCGCCATCAAACAGGATATTCCGGAGTACATTCGCCTGCTCGGCGAGCACCGCTATGCCGACGCGCTGGAACTCATCTATCAACGCAACGCCCTCCCCGCCATCACGGGCCATATCTGCGATCACCAGTGTCAGTACAACTGTACCCGACTGGACTATGACAGCGCGCTGAATATCCGCGAACTTAAAAAAGTCGCGCTGGAGAAAGGCTGGGAAGAGTACAAACAACGCTGGCATAAACCGGCCGGTTCCGGTTCCCGTCATCCTGTCGCGGTGATTGGCGCAGGTCCTGCGGGGCTTGCTGCAGGTTACTTCCTCGCCCGGGCAGGGCATTCAGTCACCCTGTTCGAACGTGAAGCAAACGCGGGCGGCGTGGTGAAAAATATCATTCCTCAGTTCCGTATTCCGGCGGAGTTAATTCAACACGATATCGACTTTGTCGCCGCTCACGGCGTGAAGTTTGAGTATGGCTGCGCGCCGGATCTGACCGTTGAACAGTTAAAAAATCAGGGCTACCAGTATGTCCTGATCGCGACCGGTACGGATAAAAACAGCGGCGTGAAGCTGGAGGGTGATAATCCACACATCTGGAAATCACTCCCCTTCCTGCGCGAATACAACCAGGGAGCAGACCTGACGCTGGGCAAACATGTGGTGATCGTCGGCGCAGGTAACACCGCGATGGATTGCGCTCGTGCCGCGCTACGCGTACCCGGCGTGGAAAAAGCCACCGTCGTTTATCGTCGCTCTTTACAGGAAATGCCCGCCTGGCGCGAAGAGTACGAAGAAGCGCTGCATGATGGCGTTGAATTCCGCTTCCTGAACAATCCGGAACGTTTTGATGCCGACGGCACGTTAACGCTGCGTGTGATGTCACTTGGCGAACCCGATGAGAAAGGTCGACGCCGTCCCGTTGAAACCGGCGAAACCCTGACCCTTCATGCTGATAGCCTGATCACTGCCATTGGCGAACAGCAGGATACTGAGGCGCTGAATGCAATGGGTGTACCGCTGGATAAGAATGGCTGGCCGGAGATCAACAATAGCGGTGAAACACTTCTTACCAACGTCTTTATGATCGGCGACGTCCAGCGCGGTCCCTCTTCCATCGTTGCGGCCATCGGCTCTGCACGTCGGGCTGCGGATACCATCCTCTACCGGGAAAATATTCGTTCCCACCACGGAGATAAGCGCTGGAACAACGTCAGTCCCGCAGAGATCTATCAACGCAAAGGCGCAATATCCGTTGCGATGGTCGACAAAGACGATCGCGACGCGTTTGTTGCGCAGGAAGCGGCGCGCTGCCTTGAATGCAACTACGTCTGCAGCAAGTGCGTTGACGTTTGCCCGAACCGCGCCAACGTTTCGATCCCCGTTCCCGGCTTCCAGAACCGCTTCCAGACACTGCACCTGGACGCGTATTGCAACGAATGCGGTAACTGCGCTCAATTCTGCCCGTGGCAAGGGAAACCGTACAAAGACAAGGTCACTGTCTTCAGTCTGCCACAGGATTTCGACAACAGCAGCAACCCGGGATTCCTGGTGGTAGATGACCAGGTACGGGTACGGCTGAATAGTCAAAACTGGGTATTAAACATGAACAGCGAAGGTCAGTTCGCCAGCATACCGCCAGAGCTGGATGAAATGTGTCGCATCATCAGCTATGTCCACCAGCATCATCATTACCTGCTGGGTCGCGTGGAGGCGTAA
- the arcC gene encoding carbamate kinase → MSKKIVLALGGNALGEDLAGQMQAVKITSQAIVDLIAQGHQVIVTHGNGPQVGMINQAFEAAAKTEAHSPMLPMSVCVALSQGYIGYDLQNALREELLSRGMHNPVATLVTQVEVDANDPAFLNPTKPIGSFFTQQEAEQLEKQGYTLKEDAGRGYRRVVASPKPVDIIEKETVKALVEAGQIVITVGGGGIPVIREGHHLRGASAVIDKDWASARLAEIIDADMLIILTAVEKVAINFGKQNEQWLDRLSLNDAERFINEGHFAKGSMLPKVEAAASFARSRPGREALITVLSKAKEGIEGKTGTVICQ, encoded by the coding sequence ATGAGTAAGAAAATTGTTCTCGCGCTGGGTGGGAATGCGCTGGGAGAAGATCTGGCGGGGCAGATGCAGGCGGTTAAAATTACCTCCCAGGCCATTGTGGATTTAATTGCGCAAGGCCATCAGGTGATTGTCACCCACGGCAACGGACCTCAGGTAGGAATGATCAACCAGGCTTTTGAAGCCGCAGCAAAAACTGAAGCGCATTCCCCCATGCTGCCGATGTCCGTCTGCGTGGCGTTGAGCCAGGGCTATATCGGCTACGATCTGCAAAACGCGCTACGCGAAGAGTTGCTCTCTCGCGGTATGCACAACCCGGTTGCAACGCTGGTGACTCAGGTAGAAGTCGACGCCAACGATCCTGCCTTCCTCAATCCGACCAAACCGATCGGTTCGTTCTTTACTCAGCAGGAAGCAGAACAACTGGAGAAGCAAGGTTATACGTTGAAAGAAGATGCTGGACGTGGTTACCGCCGCGTTGTCGCATCACCTAAACCGGTAGACATTATCGAAAAAGAGACGGTCAAAGCGTTGGTTGAGGCGGGTCAGATTGTCATCACCGTTGGCGGTGGTGGTATTCCGGTGATCCGTGAAGGCCATCATCTACGTGGTGCCAGCGCAGTCATCGACAAGGACTGGGCCAGCGCCCGACTGGCGGAGATCATCGATGCGGATATGCTCATCATCCTGACCGCAGTTGAAAAAGTGGCAATTAACTTTGGTAAACAAAATGAACAGTGGCTGGATCGCCTGTCGTTAAACGATGCAGAGCGCTTTATCAACGAAGGCCATTTTGCCAAAGGATCAATGCTGCCAAAGGTCGAGGCTGCCGCCTCATTTGCCCGTTCCCGTCCAGGACGCGAAGCCTTAATTACGGTGCTGAGCAAGGCGAAAGAAGGGATTGAAGGAAAAACTGGCACTGTTATTTGCCAGTAA
- the yqeC gene encoding selenium cofactor biosynthesis protein YqeC, producing MKSIITPTSLFFDLGVQNHPSIISVVGAGGKTSTLFWLAQLFHACGRRVLITTTTHMFLPETPWPIIFCHEPAKLPRQQLMQPIQVCFHAWKAPLGKARGFQPAVIDALVERPECDVILVEADGARGFPLKAPDEHEPCIPECSCSVIAVMGGHTLGEKTGADNVHRWPQFAGITGLRAEVPLQLRDLIRLVQHPQGAFKNAPPTSRRIWFINRFSQCENNVDENELIQPLLQGDVDAVWLGDAQERPAITRRFVR from the coding sequence GTGAAGAGTATAATAACCCCCACATCTTTATTCTTTGATTTGGGTGTGCAGAACCACCCGTCGATTATTTCGGTTGTCGGAGCCGGGGGAAAAACCAGCACCCTTTTCTGGTTGGCTCAACTTTTTCACGCCTGTGGCCGACGGGTGTTGATCACGACCACTACGCATATGTTTCTGCCTGAAACGCCCTGGCCGATCATCTTCTGCCACGAACCCGCGAAATTACCTCGTCAACAACTCATGCAACCCATACAGGTTTGTTTCCACGCGTGGAAAGCGCCGTTGGGGAAAGCCCGCGGCTTTCAGCCCGCGGTGATTGACGCGTTGGTTGAACGGCCAGAATGTGACGTGATTCTCGTCGAGGCTGATGGCGCCCGTGGATTCCCACTGAAAGCGCCGGATGAGCACGAACCTTGCATACCTGAATGCAGTTGCAGTGTGATTGCCGTTATGGGCGGGCATACCCTGGGGGAAAAAACAGGGGCAGACAATGTGCATCGATGGCCACAGTTTGCTGGGATCACTGGCCTGAGGGCAGAGGTTCCCCTACAGCTGAGGGATCTTATCCGGCTGGTTCAACATCCGCAGGGCGCATTTAAGAACGCACCGCCAACCAGTCGGCGGATCTGGTTCATCAACCGTTTTTCTCAATGTGAGAATAACGTTGATGAAAATGAACTGATTCAACCGCTATTACAGGGAGATGTTGATGCCGTCTGGTTGGGGGATGCTCAGGAACGCCCTGCAATCACACGCAGATTTGTGAGATAG
- the mocA gene encoding molybdenum cofactor cytidylyltransferase, which produces MPDIDCIITAAGLSSRMGKWKMMLPWQEGTILDASIKNALQFCSRIILVTGYRADELHRRYAGQSNIIIIHNSEYAHGLFSSIQTAATAVSSEFCFITHGDMPSLNVNIFSKLWSLRNNGALIPCYKGMPGHPVLLPKSCLIQAISQPNVSSMRQALLMGEHYTIEMTDAGITLDIDTPEDFINAQKK; this is translated from the coding sequence ATGCCAGATATCGACTGCATAATTACTGCTGCCGGATTATCATCAAGAATGGGAAAATGGAAAATGATGTTACCCTGGCAAGAGGGAACAATTCTTGATGCAAGTATCAAAAACGCATTGCAATTTTGCAGCAGAATTATTTTAGTCACCGGTTATCGCGCCGATGAACTTCATCGCCGTTATGCAGGCCAGTCGAATATCATTATTATCCACAACTCAGAGTATGCCCATGGATTATTTTCGTCAATACAAACGGCAGCGACCGCAGTGAGCAGCGAATTCTGCTTTATCACTCATGGCGATATGCCCAGTCTGAATGTGAATATCTTTAGCAAACTCTGGTCGTTACGTAACAATGGTGCCCTCATTCCATGCTATAAAGGAATGCCAGGACACCCTGTTTTATTGCCAAAATCGTGTCTGATACAGGCTATATCTCAACCGAATGTCAGCAGTATGCGCCAGGCATTACTGATGGGCGAACATTATACGATTGAAATGACAGATGCTGGCATTACTTTAGATATCGATACTCCCGAGGATTTTATTAATGCACAGAAAAAGTAA
- the hydA gene encoding dihydropyrimidinase, giving the protein MRVLIKNGTVVNADGQAKQDLLIESGIVRQLDTEITPQLPCEVIDAAGCYVFPGGVDVHTHFNIDVGLARSCDDFFTGTRAAACGGTTTIIDHMGFGPTGCRLRHQLEVYHGYAAHKAVIDYSFHGVIQHINHAILDEIPMMVDEGISSFKLYLTYQYKLNDDETLQALRRLHESGALTTVHPENDAAIASKRAEFIAAGLTSPRYHALSRPLECEAEAIARMINLAQLAGNAPLYIVHLSNGLGLDYLRLARANHQPVWVETCPQYLLLDERRYDAEDGMKFILSPPLRNIREQDKLWCGISDGAIDVVATDHCTFSMAQRQQISGGDFSRCPNGLPGVENRMQLLFSHGVMSGRITPERFVDLTSAMPAKLFGLWPQKGRLAPGSDGDVVIIDPRQRQEIRHTNLHDNAGYSPWEGFHCQGTIVRTLSRGETLFCDGVFTGKAGRGRFLRRKPFTPPAMSSQPGIHETDNGIK; this is encoded by the coding sequence ATGCGCGTATTAATCAAAAATGGCACTGTCGTTAACGCTGACGGACAAGCAAAGCAAGATTTACTGATTGAGAGCGGCATCGTACGCCAACTGGACACAGAAATTACGCCGCAGCTCCCCTGTGAAGTTATTGACGCTGCAGGCTGTTACGTTTTCCCCGGTGGCGTGGATGTGCATACACATTTCAATATTGACGTAGGACTTGCCCGTAGCTGTGATGATTTTTTTACCGGTACCCGCGCGGCGGCGTGTGGCGGTACAACAACCATTATCGACCATATGGGATTTGGGCCGACAGGATGCCGGTTGCGTCATCAACTGGAGGTTTATCACGGTTATGCCGCGCACAAAGCGGTGATCGATTACAGCTTCCACGGCGTCATTCAGCATATCAATCACGCCATCCTCGATGAGATCCCGATGATGGTTGATGAGGGGATCAGCAGTTTCAAACTGTATCTGACCTATCAGTACAAACTCAACGATGACGAAACGCTGCAGGCGCTGCGCCGTTTGCATGAGTCCGGCGCGCTGACCACCGTACATCCGGAAAATGACGCCGCTATCGCCAGTAAACGCGCGGAATTTATTGCTGCGGGGTTAACGTCCCCACGCTATCACGCTCTGAGTCGACCGCTGGAGTGTGAAGCTGAAGCTATCGCCAGGATGATCAATCTTGCGCAGCTCGCCGGCAACGCACCGCTGTATATCGTCCACTTATCCAACGGATTAGGGCTGGACTATTTACGCCTGGCCAGAGCCAACCATCAGCCTGTGTGGGTAGAGACTTGCCCGCAGTATCTCCTGCTCGATGAGCGGCGTTATGACGCAGAAGACGGCATGAAGTTCATTCTCAGCCCGCCATTACGCAATATCCGCGAGCAGGACAAACTCTGGTGCGGCATCAGCGACGGCGCGATCGATGTGGTGGCAACCGATCACTGTACATTTTCGATGGCACAACGCCAGCAGATCTCCGGCGGAGATTTCAGCCGTTGCCCCAATGGGTTACCCGGTGTGGAAAACCGTATGCAGCTCCTCTTCTCCCACGGCGTTATGAGCGGGCGTATTACGCCCGAGCGTTTTGTCGATTTAACCAGCGCGATGCCCGCCAAACTGTTCGGTCTGTGGCCGCAGAAAGGGCGGCTGGCGCCAGGTTCTGATGGCGATGTGGTCATTATCGATCCGCGACAGCGCCAGGAGATTCGCCATACCAACCTGCACGATAACGCCGGTTACTCCCCCTGGGAGGGGTTCCACTGTCAGGGAACGATTGTCAGAACACTCTCCCGTGGCGAAACCCTCTTCTGCGATGGTGTTTTTACAGGTAAAGCGGGTCGCGGGCGATTCCTGCGACGCAAACCATTTACGCCTCCCGCGATGTCATCACAGCCCGGGATTCATGAAACAGACAACGGAATAAAATGA
- the ssnA gene encoding putative aminohydrolase SsnA — protein sequence MLILKNVTAVQLHPAKVQEGVDIAIEKDVIVDIGDALTQRYPAAQWKEMHGRIVMPGLVCAHNHFYSGLSRGIMAQIAPSPDFISTLKNLWWRLDRALDEESLYYSGLICSMEAIKSGCTAVIDHHASPAYIAGSLSTLRSAFLNVGLRAMTCFETTDRNNGIKELQEGVEENIRFARQIDDARKTGTEPYLVEAHIGAHAPFTVPDAGLEMLREAVKATKRGLHIHAAEDLYDVSHSHHLYGKDLLVRLAEYDLIDSKTLVAHGLYLSAEDIALLNQQDAFLVHNARSNMNNHVGYNHHLTHIRNLALGTDGIGSDMLEEMKFAFFKHRDAGGPLWPDSFAKALANGNELLSRNFGANFGRLEAGYKADLTLFDYSAPTPLVAENVAGHIAFGLGSGSVHSVMVNGVMVYEDRQFTFDCDSIYAQARKAAASMWRRMDALA from the coding sequence ATGTTGATTCTGAAAAATGTCACCGCCGTACAGCTCCACCCGGCAAAAGTGCAGGAAGGCGTTGATATTGCCATCGAAAAAGACGTTATCGTCGATATCGGCGATGCACTGACGCAGCGCTACCCTGCAGCGCAGTGGAAAGAGATGCATGGTCGGATTGTGATGCCGGGACTGGTCTGCGCGCATAACCATTTTTACTCCGGTTTATCACGCGGGATCATGGCGCAAATCGCCCCTAGCCCGGATTTTATCTCGACGCTGAAAAACCTCTGGTGGCGACTGGATCGTGCGCTGGATGAGGAGTCGCTCTACTACAGCGGGCTGATTTGCTCGATGGAGGCCATTAAGAGCGGATGCACAGCGGTCATCGATCACCATGCGTCCCCGGCATATATTGCCGGGTCGCTCTCCACGCTGCGCAGCGCATTTTTAAACGTTGGCCTGCGCGCCATGACCTGCTTTGAAACCACTGACCGTAACAATGGAATCAAAGAGTTACAGGAAGGTGTCGAAGAAAATATTCGTTTCGCTCGCCAGATAGACGACGCACGTAAAACCGGAACCGAGCCGTATCTGGTGGAAGCGCATATTGGCGCTCATGCCCCCTTTACGGTACCGGACGCCGGACTGGAGATGCTACGCGAGGCGGTTAAAGCGACGAAGCGTGGGTTACATATCCATGCCGCAGAAGACCTTTATGACGTTTCCCACAGCCACCACCTGTACGGCAAAGATTTGCTGGTCAGGCTGGCTGAATACGACCTTATCGACAGTAAAACGCTGGTGGCGCACGGCCTGTATCTGTCTGCAGAGGATATCGCTCTGCTGAATCAGCAGGATGCCTTCCTGGTGCATAACGCCCGCTCGAACATGAATAACCATGTCGGCTACAACCATCACCTTACCCACATCCGTAATCTGGCGCTGGGTACTGACGGTATCGGCTCCGACATGCTTGAAGAGATGAAGTTTGCCTTCTTCAAGCATCGCGACGCGGGCGGACCGCTCTGGCCAGACAGTTTTGCTAAAGCGCTGGCTAACGGTAACGAACTGTTGAGTCGTAACTTCGGGGCGAACTTTGGTCGACTGGAAGCAGGGTACAAAGCTGACTTAACCCTCTTCGATTATTCAGCGCCCACCCCGCTGGTGGCGGAGAACGTCGCCGGGCATATCGCTTTCGGTCTCGGTTCAGGCAGCGTGCATAGCGTCATGGTAAATGGCGTGATGGTGTATGAGGACCGCCAGTTCACTTTCGATTGCGATTCAATTTATGCGCAGGCCAGAAAAGCCGCCGCCAGTATGTGGCGCCGGATGGATGCACTGGCATAG
- the yqeB gene encoding selenium-dependent molybdenum cofactor biosynthesis protein YqeB, which translates to MNIFTEAARLEVLNCPFALAQIVDSRGSTPRHSAQMLVRQDGSIIGTIGGGMVERKVIDESLQALQERKPRLFHGRMARNGADAVGSDCGGAMSVFISVHGLRPRLVLIGAGHVNRAIAQGAALLGFDIAVADIYRDSLNPESFPPSVHLLHADSFAAAVDALEIREDNFVLIATNNQDREALDKLIERPIAWLGLLASRRKVQLFMRQLREKGVCEEHIARLHAPVGYNIGAETPQEIAVSVLAEILQVKNNAPGGLMMRAAHPSGHQRVVIRGAGDIASGVALRLFHAGFKVIMLEVEKPTVIRRSVAFAQAVFDGEMTVEGVTARLATTSEDAVTLSDRGFIPVLIDPACTLVDSLKPVCVVDAILAKQNLGTRSGMAPVTIALGPGFTAGEDCHAVIETNRGHWLGQVIYSGCAQENTGVPGNIMGHTSRRVIRAPAAGIMRTNVKLGDLVEEGDVIAWVGESEIKAPLSGMVRGLLNDGLAVVGGFKIGDIDPRGETADFTSVSDKARAIGGGVLEALMMLMHQGVKATKDVLEVA; encoded by the coding sequence ATGAATATTTTCACAGAGGCTGCAAGACTTGAAGTGCTAAATTGTCCGTTTGCGCTGGCGCAAATTGTTGATAGCCGGGGTTCAACGCCCCGCCATTCCGCACAAATGCTGGTACGTCAGGATGGGTCTATCATCGGTACCATTGGCGGTGGGATGGTAGAACGTAAAGTTATTGATGAATCGCTACAGGCGTTGCAAGAAAGAAAACCGCGTCTGTTTCATGGGCGGATGGCGCGTAACGGGGCTGATGCTGTGGGATCGGATTGCGGGGGCGCGATGTCAGTGTTTATTAGTGTGCACGGTCTGCGACCTCGTCTGGTATTAATTGGTGCCGGGCATGTGAATCGCGCAATCGCGCAGGGCGCAGCGCTGCTGGGGTTTGATATTGCCGTGGCGGATATCTATCGCGACAGTTTAAACCCTGAATCCTTTCCTCCGTCTGTCCACTTGTTGCATGCCGACTCCTTTGCCGCCGCAGTGGATGCACTGGAGATCCGGGAAGATAATTTTGTACTCATCGCGACGAACAATCAGGATCGGGAAGCGTTGGACAAGCTGATCGAACGACCCATTGCATGGCTCGGCTTGTTGGCGAGTCGCCGTAAGGTCCAGCTTTTCATGCGTCAATTGCGGGAAAAAGGCGTCTGTGAAGAACACATTGCCCGCCTGCATGCTCCGGTGGGTTATAACATTGGTGCTGAAACGCCGCAGGAGATTGCAGTAAGCGTGCTGGCGGAGATCCTACAGGTTAAAAACAATGCTCCTGGTGGATTGATGATGCGAGCGGCACATCCGTCCGGACATCAACGTGTGGTGATTCGTGGCGCGGGGGATATCGCCAGTGGTGTGGCGTTGCGTTTGTTCCATGCCGGATTCAAAGTGATCATGCTGGAGGTGGAAAAACCGACAGTGATCCGCCGTAGCGTGGCATTTGCACAGGCCGTATTCGATGGTGAGATGACGGTAGAAGGCGTGACGGCGCGACTGGCAACCACCTCAGAGGACGCGGTCACGCTGTCGGATCGCGGTTTTATTCCCGTATTGATTGATCCTGCGTGTACGCTGGTTGATTCGCTGAAACCTGTTTGCGTGGTGGATGCTATTCTGGCAAAACAAAACCTGGGGACACGCTCCGGTATGGCGCCAGTGACCATTGCCCTTGGGCCTGGATTTACTGCGGGTGAAGACTGTCATGCGGTGATTGAAACAAATCGCGGGCACTGGCTCGGACAAGTCATTTACTCCGGTTGCGCACAGGAGAATACCGGTGTTCCTGGAAATATTATGGGGCATACTTCGCGGCGCGTGATCCGCGCGCCAGCTGCGGGCATCATGCGGACCAACGTTAAATTGGGCGACCTGGTGGAAGAGGGCGACGTGATTGCCTGGGTTGGCGAAAGTGAAATTAAAGCGCCGCTGTCGGGAATGGTGCGCGGATTGTTAAATGACGGGCTGGCGGTCGTGGGCGGTTTTAAAATCGGCGATATTGACCCCCGTGGCGAGACGGCTGATTTTACCAGCGTATCTGACAAAGCAAGAGCAATTGGCGGCGGTGTACTGGAGGCCTTAATGATGCTGATGCATCAGGGCGTGAAAGCGACGAAGGACGTATTAGAGGTTGCCTGA